In Uranotaenia lowii strain MFRU-FL chromosome 2, ASM2978415v1, whole genome shotgun sequence, one genomic interval encodes:
- the LOC129741561 gene encoding breast cancer anti-estrogen resistance protein 3 homolog: MLLLISQITISSRSSVALTVAHESPQDGGGGGGGGGSGTGNGGGNEAVALKKALEWELSLDSRDLRSHGWYHGPIPRQRAEEIVTREGDFLVRDCVSQPGNYVLTCRTKGQTLHFVINKLLIQPETVYERVQYQFEDDAYDTVPDLITFYVGSGQAISAASGARIQFPCNRIYPLSFYASKYGQYQQGMRGPNSPSPVPSSPGFRYNPYTQQTNTYRSPMSSPPRTKRETPPRLPSKKQRSQSLTPLHGAQNTQQRYCSADGVIQSNGSSPPDSKTLPKPTRLAGSTEKCNSADGVIHQDSSARSTPTVDEKCSSADGVVKTQNLNRSISQSLPRSNSLRSSHGIMGSRASSINKEPSEHSLSPCMEQKHFAEDDEETEQVPSPPPKPIRGVNRNDSMKESDRNGAIHRMGSYHPSGSDSGNGSGDSAQSSATGEDIAPQHRGGVILKNPRFIPNSMSSVTLRSYVDFDPLAAEEALLSMPIPTYEQVSRYDLENFNTLMLPFCDYKPLDSGTLNTFRMMLAETGARVIASHLTRVDISLILDHFTHTDQESGEKKDNLLNCSGLELITLDHGRQFRLDLIERTECMKLLVAVTILTCQDDLERAETLNKWIQIAVETKTALGNLFGFCAIMLGLSMPQIQKLETTWHTLRQKYTDSAFNFEAKLRPTLNSMNDCSNPQAPNTTIPHVLPYILIKDRSINDILGDPTQPPPSNCTLVASCVTPWENITQDFGFSILFAHLDAARSFIKNLPLYRKNANIVMQDTSRLDALLEDAFRTEFQIKFLWGSKGCFVPAEDRHAKFEHVLTVMADKFCSDPSQNAAG, from the exons ATGTTGCTGCTGATCTCTCAAATCACAATCTCCAGTCGTAGCTCAGTTGCACTGACAGTTGCTCAC GAATCACCGCAGGATGGTGGCGGCGgcggaggaggaggaggaagtGGCACCGGAAATGGCGGCGGCAACGAAGCCGTCGCCCTCAAGAAGGCCCTGGAGTGGGAACTGTCGCTCGATTCCAGAGATTTACGGTCCCATGGTTGGTATCATGGGCCGATTCCTCGGCAGCGGGCCGAGGAAATTGTAACGCGGGAGGGCGACTTCCTGGTGCGAGATTGCGTCTCCCAGCCGGGGAACTACGTGCTAACCTGCCGGACCAAGGGACAAACGTTGCACTTTGTCATCAATAAG CTGCTGATTCAACCTGAAACCGTATACGAAAGAGTACAATACCAGTTCGAGGACGACGCGTACGACACAGTTCCTGATTTGATTACCTTCTACGTCGGCTCAG GACAAGCAATTTCGGCGGCTTCAGGGGCACGGATTCAGTTCCCTTGCAATCGAATCTATCCCCTCTCGTTTTATGCCTCCAAGTATGGACAGTACCAGCAGGGAATGCGGGGACCAAATTCCCCTTCTCCAGTACCATCGTCACCTGGTTTTAG GTACAATCCCTACACCCAGCAAACGAACACATATCGCAGTCCGATGTCTTCGCCACCGAGAACTAAACGTGAAACGCCACCTCGGTTGCCGTCGAAGAAACAACGTTCGCAATCTCTGACGCCGCTGCATGGCGCACAAAATACGCAGCAAAGGTATTGTAGTGCCGATGGGGTCATTCAAAGCAACGGATCGTCTCCGCCGGATAGTAAAACGCTTCCTAAACCAACAAGACTGGCTGGATCGACAGAAAAGTGCAACAGTGCCGATGGGGTGATACATCAGGACTCCTCGGCTCGATCGACTCCAACggtagatgaaaaatgttcaagcGCCGATGGTGTAGTCAAGACACAGAACTTGAACCGATCGATTTCCCAGTCGCTTCCACGATCGAACAGCTTGAGATCTTCGCACGGTATCATGGGCTCGAGAGCTTCCAGCATCAACAAGGAACCTAGCGAACACTCGTTGAGTCCTTGCATGGAGCAGAAACACTTTGCAGAAGATGATGAAGAAACGGAGCAAGTTCCTAGTCCGCCTCCTAAACCGATACGTGGAGTCAATAGAAACGACTCCATGAAAGAATCGGATCGAAATGGGGCGATTCATCGAATGGGTTCCTATCATCCCAGTGGCTCGGACTCTGGAAACGGTTCCGGTGACTCGGCTCAGAGCTCCGCTACTGGTGAAGACATTGCCCCGCAGCATCGGGGTGGCGTAATACTTAAAAATCCACGTTTCATCCCAAACTCCATGTCCTCGGTCACCTTGCGATCGTACGTGGATTTTGACCCTTTGGCAGCCGAAGAAGCACTACTATCGATGCCTATTCCAACGTACGAGCAGGTCTCGCGATACGATTTGGAAAACTTCAACACGCTGATGCTTCCATTCTGTGATTACAAGCCACTGGACAGTGGAACGCTGAATACGTTCCGCATGATGTTGGCTGAAACAGGGGCACGAGTAATTGCCTCGCATCTTACACGGGTCGATATCAGTTTGATATTag ACCATTTTACACACACCGACCAGGAGTCTGGTGAAAAGAAAGATAATCTCCTGAACTGCTCAGGGCTGGAATTGATCACCCTGGATCATGGTCGCCAGTTTCGGCTAGATCTAATTGAGCGAACCGAGTGTATGAAACTGCTGGTGGCCGTTACCATTCTCACCTGCCAGGACGATCTGGAACGGGCCGAAACCTTGAACAAGTGGATTCAGATCGCGGTTGAAACGAAAACTGCCCTAGGAAATCTCTTCGGATTTTGTGCCATAATGTTGGGCCTATCGATGCCTCAG ATACAAAAACTGGAAACCACGTGGCACACATTGCGCCAAAAGTACACCGACAGTGCATTTAATTTCGAAGCTAAACTACGACCTACGCTCAACAGCATGAACGATTGCTCAAATCCACAGGCACCGAACACGACGATACCGCACGTACTGCCATACATTTTGATTAAGGATCGTTCCATCAACGACATTCTgg GTGACCCAACGCAGCCACCGCCTTCGAATTGTACCCTGGTGGCGAGCTGTGTGACCCCCTGGGAAAATATTACCCAGGATTTTGGGTTCTCCATCTTGTTTGCTCACCTGGATGCGGCGcggagttttataaaaaatttacccctttatcggaagaatgcaaacATTGTGATGCAGGATACCAGCCGGCTGGATGCGCTGCTCGAGGATGCGTTCAG aaccgAGTTCCAGATCAAGTTCCTCTGGGGCAGCAAGGGCTGTTTCGTACCGGCCGAGGATCGCCACGCCAAATTCGAACACGTGCTCACCGTAATGGCGGATAAATTCTGTTCGGATCCATCGCAAAATGCCGCCGGCTAG